The genomic interval GCTTCATTGATATAAGGCCCTAGAATTCGATTCACTAAGAATCCCGGACTATTTTTAACAACAATTGGAATTTTTCCTAATTTCTTAGCAAAAGCCACAGAAGTCACCGTTGCTGCATCGGAAGTTTTTTTACCTCTGATAATCTCGACTAAAGGCATGCGGTGCACGGGATTGAAGAAGTGAAAGCCGATTACGCGATCAGGCTTTTTAACAGCCGAAGCGATTTCAGTAATTGAAAGAGATGAAGTATTTGAAGCCAGGATGGTCGAGTCATTGACTTGAGAAGCTATCTCACTAAGAACCGTCTTTTTGATATCCATGTTCTCGACAACAGCTTCGATGATGAAATCCGAGTTGGCAAAACCCGAATAATCTGTGGTTCCGGAAATCAAAGTCATTTTCCGCTGCATTTCTTTGCGTTTCAACTTTTTCTTCTCAACTGCCTTCCGGAAGACCTCTTCCGCTCTATGCATTCCGATATCCAGAGCTTGTTGGTTGATATCTTTCATTCTCACTGGCAGCGCTTTATTAGCAAGGAGTTGCGCAATGCCGCCGCCCATGACCCCAGCGCCAAGAAGTCCGACTTGCTTAATCTCTTTTGGCTCACTCCTGGTTTTTTCAACGCCGGTGTCTTTTTTCAAATCCTCATTCAGGTAGTAGATTGAAATGAGGTTCTTGCTGACGTCGGTTGCAATCAGCTCACCGAGCAGCTTGGCCTCAATCTCAAGGCCTTCTTGCAGAGTCAGCTCAATTCCCTTTTGCACCGCTTCCAATGCTTTCAGCGGCGCCGGGTAATGGCCGCGAGTCGTTCGCAGGGCCTGCTTTCTGGCCTGCTCAAAAAGAAACTTGCGCCCGAATCGGTTGCTTTCTAAAAAAATCGCATGCAGGCGCTTCGCATTTCGTTTGTTCTCATAAGCAGAGCGCTTGAAAGCCTGCAGCATGTTCAGCGCAAATTCCTCAGCCGCTGCTTTTAAAAACGACGAGGGATAGCTCGAAGGTAGCACTTTATCGACAATCCCAAGCCGGCCTGCGTCCTTAGCGCCAACAAGTTTTCCGGTTAAGATTAATTTTAACGATCTCTGAATACCAATGAGTCTTGGCAGCCGCTGGGTTCCCCCGAATCCGGGAAGAATGCCCAATCGCACTTCCGGGAGTCCTAATTTGGTTTTTGGGTGAATTTTCGCGATGCGGAAATGACAGGCAAGCGCCAACTCGAGTCCGCCGCCAACGCATGCCCCCTGAATGGCGGCCACTACAAGAAACGGCAAATCATGAATTTTTTGGAAAATAGCCTGTCCCATCCGGGTTTTCTCGGCGCCTTCTTTCGGATCGGTGACATCTTTAATTTCAGCAACATCGGCGCCGGCGATAAAATTATCCTCTTTCCCGCTTATAAAAACCAAAGCCTTGATCGAAGTCTCTGTCTTCAGCTCATCCAATAATCCATCGAGTTCCTGCATTACTTTTGAAGTCAGGATATTCACTT from candidate division KSB1 bacterium carries:
- a CDS encoding enoyl-CoA hydratase/isomerase family protein codes for the protein MAETVKEKTRSKMHDQTQTDGAFDLLKKENGVAFLTFDAKDEKVNILTSKVMQELDGLLDELKTETSIKALVFISGKEDNFIAGADVAEIKDVTDPKEGAEKTRMGQAIFQKIHDLPFLVVAAIQGACVGGGLELALACHFRIAKIHPKTKLGLPEVRLGILPGFGGTQRLPRLIGIQRSLKLILTGKLVGAKDAGRLGIVDKVLPSSYPSSFLKAAAEEFALNMLQAFKRSAYENKRNAKRLHAIFLESNRFGRKFLFEQARKQALRTTRGHYPAPLKALEAVQKGIELTLQEGLEIEAKLLGELIATDVSKNLISIYYLNEDLKKDTGVEKTRSEPKEIKQVGLLGAGVMGGGIAQLLANKALPVRMKDINQQALDIGMHRAEEVFRKAVEKKKLKRKEMQRKMTLISGTTDYSGFANSDFIIEAVVENMDIKKTVLSEIASQVNDSTILASNTSSLSITEIASAVKKPDRVIGFHFFNPVHRMPLVEIIRGKKTSDAATVTSVAFAKKLGKIPIVVKNSPGFLVNRILGPYINEAALLLEEGLMIDEIDKVMLEFGMPMGPLNLLDEVGIDVGYKVSKILQEGFQNRVVPSKVIEKLNDDGRLGKKGGKGLYIYQGKNKRADESVYALIADLRKSDGSISKEEIQNRLIFVMLKEAVLCLEEEIVRRARDVDAGMIFGTGFPPFRGGLLKYADTLGSKSCAEEMKKLTDKFGERFEPPKLLTKMANSNERFYKS